The following are from one region of the Penaeus vannamei isolate JL-2024 chromosome 28, ASM4276789v1, whole genome shotgun sequence genome:
- the LOC138867139 gene encoding streptococcal hemagglutinin-like has translation MADINLRNLKHLLQDLHSIYSNSHSIRHNSHSISYKASPSASYTASPTGALCTSPAASYAASATTSPSHSISCSILHRISHSISCSILHSFDHISLCSSPATSYTASATTSPSQHLLQPEHLPHSISCSHNISFTASPAASYTALATASPAASYTALTTFPYAHLLQHPTQHQPQHLLHSISCSHNISLTASPAATTSPSQHLLQPEHPTHSISCSHNIPLTASPAARTSPSQHLLQPEHLPHSISCSHISLTASPAARASPSPHLPHSLSYLQSPNSAPCLLSAPSEQMSAFRNRLNSCMSHCRSSPLSA, from the exons ATGGCGGACATTAACCTTCGTAATCTGAAG CATCTCCTGCAGGATCTCCACAGCATCTACAGCAACTCTCACAGCATCCGACACAACTCTCATAGCATCTCCTACAAAGCATCCCCTTCAGCATCTTATACCGCATCTCCTACAGGAGCCCTCTGCACATCTCCTGCAGCATCCTACGCAGCATCTGCCACAACATCTCCCTCACACAGCATCTCTTGCAGCATCCTACACCGCATTAGCCACAGCATCTCCTGCAGTATCCTACACAGCTTTGATCACATTTCTCTATGCTCGTCTCCTGCAACATCCTACACAGCATCAGCCACAACATCTCCCTCACAGCATCTCCTGCAGCCAGAGCATCTCCCTCACAGCATCTCCTGCAGCCACAACATCTCCTTCACAGCATCTCCTGCAGCATCCTACACCGCATTAGCCACAGCATCTCCTGCAGCATCCTACACAGCTTTAACCACATTTCCCTATGCTCATCTCCTGCAACATCCTACACAGCATCAGCCACAACATCTCCTTCACAGCATCTCCTGCAGCCACAACATCTCCCTCACAGCATCTCCTGCAGCCACAACATCCCCCTCACAGCATCTCCTGCAACCAGAACATCCCACTCACAGCATCTCCTGCAGCCACAACATCCCCCTCACAGCATCTCCTGCAGCCAGAACATCTCCCTCACAGCATCTCCTGCAGCCAGAACATCTCCCTCACAGCATCTCCTGCAGCCACATCTCCCTCACAGCATCTCCTGCAGCCAGAGCATCTCCCTCGCCGCATCTCccacattctctttcttatctccaaaGCCCTAACAGCGCGCCGTGTCTCCTCTCCGCTCCGTCAGAACAGATGTCTGCTTTCCGAAACCGTCTGAATTCATGCATGTCACACTGTCGATCCTCCCCGCTTTCTGCCTGA